The following are encoded together in the Acanthochromis polyacanthus isolate Apoly-LR-REF ecotype Palm Island chromosome 14, KAUST_Apoly_ChrSc, whole genome shotgun sequence genome:
- the LOC110953359 gene encoding LOW QUALITY PROTEIN: nuclear receptor subfamily 0 group B member 1-like (The sequence of the model RefSeq protein was modified relative to this genomic sequence to represent the inferred CDS: deleted 2 bases in 1 codon) codes for MATLEGCRCRGASGRNNNSILYSILKSDSLVTAEEQQQHHHHQHPHQQQTLQHLFQKTPSAAPASLQELRQQAACSCGSTRRRGVLSSPQVTCKAASAVLVKTLRFVKNVPCFRELPEDDQLILIRSGWAPLLVLGLAQDRVDFETTETVEPSMLQRILTGLPDRQSDLLAGEQGAAGVSVVDIEAIRAFLKKCWSVDISTKEYAYLKGAVLFNPDLEGLRCLHYIQSLRREAHQALNEHVRLIHREDTSRFAKLLIALSMLRAISPPVVAQLFFRPVIGTVNIEEVLMEMFYGK; via the exons ATGGCCACGCTGGAGGGCTGCCGCTGCCGGGGTGCCAGCGGccgaaacaacaacagcatcctCTACAGCATTCTGAAGAGCGACAGCCTTGTGACCGCCGAggagcaacaacaacatcatcatcatcaacatcccCATCAACAGCAAACACTGCAACACTTGTTCCAGAAGACGCCCTCCGCCGCCCCAGCCTCCCTGCAGGAGCTCCGGCAGCAGGCGGCTTGTTCCTGCGGCTCGACGCGCCGCCGCGGAGTCCTGAGCTCCCCGCAGGTGACGTGCAAAGCGGCGTCCGCGGTGCTGGTGAAGACGCTGCGCTTCGTGAAGAACGTCCCCTGCTTTCGAGAGCTGCCCGAGGACGACCAGCTGATCCTGATCCGGAGCGGCTGGGCGCCTCTGCTCGTGCTGGGACTCGCGCAGGACCGAGTGGACTTTGAGACCACGGAGACGGTGGAGCCCAGCATGCTGCAGCGTATCCTCACGGGGCTGCCGGACAGACAGAGCGACTTGTTGGCCGGA GAGCAGGGGGCGGCCGGGGTCTCTGTGGTGGACATCGAAGCTATCAGAGCCTTTCTGAAGAAGTGCTGGAGTGTAGACATCAGTACGAAGGAGTACGCGTACCTGAAGGGAGCAGTGCTGTTTAATCCAG ATCTGGAGGGTCTGCGCTGTCTGCACTACATCCAGTCGCTGCGTCGGGAGGCGCACCAGGCTCTTAACGAGCACGTCCGGCTGATCCACCGTGAGGACACGTCGCGGTTCGCCAAATTGCTCATAGCTCTGTCCATGCTGAGGGCCATCAGCCCCCCGGTGGTCGCCCAGCTCTTCTTCAGACCCGTCATAGGCACCGTCAACATCGAGGAGGTGCTCATGGAGATGTTCTACGGGAAGTAG